One part of the Algibacter sp. L1A34 genome encodes these proteins:
- a CDS encoding MFS transporter, which produces MEEKLKVIKIIHLALCAGLVMAYILVGNVTSINFNMPPLSQSNIIYVLIPVIAYVFSNFMFKTQLKNADRKLKPEDNMALYQTASIIRWAILEGAAFIILFLNKDFVLFGILIIIYLALIHPTEDRVKTDLT; this is translated from the coding sequence ATGGAAGAAAAACTAAAAGTTATTAAAATTATTCATTTAGCCTTATGTGCAGGTTTAGTAATGGCGTATATTCTAGTAGGCAATGTAACGTCTATAAACTTTAATATGCCACCGCTAAGTCAGTCTAATATTATTTATGTGCTTATTCCTGTAATAGCTTATGTGTTTAGTAATTTTATGTTTAAAACACAGTTAAAAAATGCCGACCGTAAACTAAAGCCAGAAGATAACATGGCGCTATATCAAACCGCATCTATAATAAGATGGGCTATCCTTGAAGGCGCTGCTTTTATAATTTTATTCCTGAATAAAGATTTTGTACTCTTTGGAATTTTAATAATTATATATCTTGCTCTAATTCACCCTACGGAAGATCGTGTAAAAACAGATTTAACATAA
- a CDS encoding cation:proton antiporter: MIELAGIIILGILAQWVAWKFKIPAILPLILIGLLVGPIAAEFLSGDGTKWIEPIWNGTEGLFPGESLFYFVSLAISVILFEGGLTLKLSEIKNVGPVITKLITVGSMVTFFGAALAAHYIFDLSWQISYLFSALIIVTGPTVITPILRNIPMKKDVSAVLKWEGILIDPIGALVAVLVFEFISVDAGGEFTKTALTEFGKIVLFGSTFGFAFAHAMNFIINNKWVPHYLLNVFALAAVLGVFVLSDAFAHESGLLAVVVMGMVLGNSKSPYLKELLYFKESLSVLLISILFILLAANINVSDLMLIYDWKTAILFAVIVFVIRPIGVFLSTHGSLLKLNEKIFISWVGPRGIVAAGIASLFGLKLAKKGVPGAEYITPLVFMIVLGTVLLNATTARLFAKLIGVFLNKSEGVLIIGASKVSRLLGHYLESSGRNVVLIDSNERNIQKAKELGLTALNMNIYSDSLMDDIELNNMGYLMALTANSDINKYAINKFSKQFGENGSFRLITKEEMLDENNNPKEGLFSKTDDYRALSDITRNHPSIQEIDLLDKAHYENLIEITNHDKDIIPLFIKDNEGELHIISSNNLNVETIEKGFQLVYLGKPIDVEKV; the protein is encoded by the coding sequence ATGATAGAACTCGCAGGAATTATAATTTTAGGCATTTTGGCGCAATGGGTAGCTTGGAAATTTAAGATTCCAGCTATTTTACCGCTTATTTTAATTGGCTTATTAGTTGGGCCTATTGCAGCCGAATTTTTGAGTGGAGATGGAACCAAATGGATAGAACCTATTTGGAATGGTACCGAAGGTTTGTTCCCAGGGGAAAGCTTATTTTACTTTGTGTCCTTAGCTATTAGTGTTATATTATTTGAGGGCGGATTGACCTTAAAACTAAGTGAAATTAAAAATGTTGGACCTGTAATAACCAAGCTTATTACTGTAGGTTCTATGGTTACTTTCTTTGGTGCGGCTTTAGCTGCTCATTATATTTTTGATTTAAGTTGGCAAATTTCTTATTTATTTTCAGCATTAATTATTGTTACTGGCCCAACAGTTATTACGCCTATTTTAAGAAATATACCAATGAAGAAAGATGTTTCGGCTGTTTTAAAATGGGAAGGTATCTTAATAGATCCTATTGGTGCTTTAGTTGCCGTATTGGTTTTTGAGTTTATAAGCGTGGATGCAGGTGGTGAGTTTACCAAAACAGCATTGACTGAATTTGGTAAAATTGTACTATTTGGCTCCACTTTTGGTTTTGCTTTTGCACATGCCATGAATTTTATAATTAATAATAAGTGGGTGCCACATTATTTATTAAATGTATTTGCATTAGCTGCTGTTTTGGGTGTTTTTGTATTATCGGATGCTTTTGCTCACGAGTCTGGTTTATTGGCTGTTGTAGTTATGGGGATGGTTTTAGGTAACTCAAAATCGCCGTATTTAAAAGAGTTGCTTTATTTTAAAGAATCGTTAAGTGTATTACTGATTTCTATACTATTTATTCTTTTAGCTGCCAATATAAATGTTTCGGATTTAATGTTAATATACGACTGGAAAACAGCTATTCTTTTTGCTGTAATTGTTTTTGTAATTCGACCAATTGGGGTGTTTCTAAGTACACATGGTTCGTTATTAAAGTTAAACGAAAAAATATTTATTAGTTGGGTTGGCCCTCGTGGTATTGTTGCCGCAGGTATTGCATCTTTATTTGGGTTGAAACTGGCAAAAAAAGGTGTTCCAGGGGCTGAATATATTACGCCTTTGGTATTTATGATTGTTCTAGGAACTGTATTATTAAACGCAACTACAGCTCGGTTATTTGCGAAATTGATTGGTGTTTTCTTGAACAAATCTGAAGGTGTTTTAATAATTGGAGCATCTAAAGTATCTCGATTATTAGGACATTATTTAGAATCTAGTGGAAGAAATGTTGTGCTTATTGATAGTAATGAGCGTAATATCCAAAAAGCAAAAGAATTAGGTTTAACAGCTTTAAATATGAATATTTATTCTGATAGTTTAATGGATGATATTGAATTAAATAATATGGGGTATTTAATGGCCTTAACAGCAAATTCTGATATTAATAAATATGCTATTAATAAATTTAGTAAACAATTTGGCGAAAATGGTTCGTTTAGGTTAATAACTAAGGAAGAAATGCTAGATGAAAATAACAACCCTAAGGAAGGTTTATTTAGCAAAACCGATGATTACCGTGCGTTGAGTGATATTACTAGAAACCATCCATCAATTCAAGAAATTGATTTACTAGACAAAGCACATTATGAAAATTTAATTGAAATCACCAATCATGATAAAGATATTATCCCGCTCTTTATTAAAGATAACGAGGGCGAATTACATATTATTTCTTCTAATAATTTAAATGTAGAAACTATAGAAAAAGGTTTTCAGTTGGTGTATTTAGGTAAACCTATTGATGTTGAGAAGGTTTAA
- a CDS encoding universal stress protein — MNLKPFKSIGIGVAFSPNLKANLFEAARLSVFFEAKLFLIHVGNPSEDKTKTLNEILKSFEKDHLNFEVVFKTGDPVDVILSTSEEKKIDLLILGAVQRERFLKYYVGSIARKITRQAKCSILLLVKPSVVRAPCQHIVVNGLKDPKTENTITAAFYVANQLKANKLTIVEEINEGQVKVNDDKSLRRSTITKERIKLRENSRIKEIISHIPEEYTINKTIKLQPIFGKKGYSIGHYAQISRADLLVMNAPTKMTFWDRLFPHDIEHILTELPTDVLILQ; from the coding sequence GTGAATTTAAAGCCTTTTAAAAGTATTGGGATTGGTGTGGCGTTTTCGCCAAACCTAAAAGCGAACCTTTTTGAGGCTGCAAGGCTTTCGGTATTTTTTGAGGCCAAGTTATTTTTAATCCATGTTGGTAATCCTTCCGAAGATAAAACTAAGACACTAAACGAAATTCTTAAAAGTTTTGAAAAAGACCATTTAAATTTTGAAGTTGTTTTTAAAACAGGTGATCCTGTAGATGTAATTTTATCTACTTCGGAAGAAAAAAAAATAGATTTATTAATACTTGGTGCAGTACAACGTGAACGCTTTTTAAAATATTATGTAGGTTCGATTGCTCGGAAAATTACCCGTCAAGCTAAATGTTCTATTTTATTGTTAGTTAAGCCATCGGTTGTTCGTGCGCCTTGTCAACATATTGTTGTTAATGGATTGAAAGATCCCAAAACCGAAAACACCATTACGGCAGCTTTTTATGTAGCCAACCAATTAAAAGCTAACAAACTAACCATTGTTGAAGAAATTAACGAAGGACAAGTAAAAGTTAATGATGATAAGTCCTTACGTCGATCTACAATAACCAAAGAGCGTATTAAGCTAAGAGAGAACTCAAGAATAAAGGAAATAATTAGTCATATTCCAGAAGAATACACAATCAATAAAACCATAAAATTACAACCTATTTTTGGTAAAAAAGGATATTCTATTGGGCATTATGCTCAAATTTCGCGTGCCGATTTATTAGTTATGAACGCGCCAACAAAAATGACTTTTTGGGACCGTTTATTTCCACACGACATTGAACATATTTTAACCGAATTACCAACCGACGTCCTAATTTTGCAATGA
- a CDS encoding SulP family inorganic anion transporter yields MSSKKNNISTFFQTLPKNIFSGFVVSLIALPLGLGLAMASDAPPIAGIISAVIGGVLVSILGGSHVTIVGPGNGLVGVILVAITTLGLQNAYIAIIFSGVLLMGLGFLRMGALANFFPSSAIQGMLAAIGLIILGKQFHIMFAHKIKREDTIDYLLEIPFTINDALHYESKGLVFAALAGVISLAIMLFYSKIRNKYLQLIPAPMWIVILSIGFSYYFEIGLHEPNPIAKEYMISGIPSFQDIIADIPTPNFNGIWSFSFWASVLALTLIASIESLLSIKAVDKLDPEKRRSNVNRDLKALGLATIGSGFLGGLNVVTVIARSSVNVNNGATNRSANFFHAFFLVLFIVLFSTQLTRIPLPALMAILVYTGYKLASPNVITKIFSIGKEQLVIFFVTLIITLKIGLISGIISGVIATLIIHIIINKSVGLFIRNVLKPNVLMYQETDGENNFYVSVKHFCSFLNYYRLKEQLDEVPEDQDIIVDFSLCEFVDHTVMENMNSYQELFQKRGGHFDVIGLDMHDTDSKHPFALRRMLPVPKIIKNSLTRRQTSMKSLANDYRYNYNPEKEKEVSFLNNFQFFNTKNINHIYNKLSHEDKKMKLFDIEFSEGEFIAKEVIRKTMLYINLNTDIPKFTLDKEGFLEKVSAFAGFKDIDIENHDDFSDRFYLLGENVNEISQFFNDDITHFFESNPYYHVESNGSALLIFGRQRLAGMKEIKALFDFGKRLKAVIS; encoded by the coding sequence ATGAGTTCAAAAAAAAATAACATAAGCACCTTTTTTCAAACCTTACCCAAAAACATATTTTCTGGTTTTGTGGTAAGCCTCATAGCTCTACCTTTAGGTTTAGGGTTGGCTATGGCAAGTGATGCACCTCCAATTGCTGGAATAATTTCGGCCGTTATTGGTGGTGTTTTGGTCTCTATTCTAGGTGGAAGTCATGTAACTATTGTTGGTCCGGGAAATGGTTTGGTAGGCGTAATTTTAGTAGCAATCACTACTTTAGGATTGCAAAACGCGTATATCGCCATTATTTTTTCGGGTGTACTTTTAATGGGTCTTGGCTTTCTACGCATGGGCGCATTGGCTAATTTCTTTCCGTCATCGGCCATACAAGGTATGTTGGCAGCCATTGGCTTGATTATTTTAGGAAAACAATTTCATATTATGTTCGCGCACAAAATAAAGCGCGAAGACACCATAGATTATTTATTAGAAATACCCTTTACAATTAACGACGCGTTACATTACGAGAGTAAGGGCCTTGTTTTTGCGGCTTTGGCAGGTGTAATTAGTTTAGCTATTATGCTATTTTATTCTAAAATTAGAAATAAATATTTACAACTTATTCCTGCACCAATGTGGATTGTTATTTTATCCATTGGGTTTAGTTATTACTTTGAAATTGGCTTGCACGAACCCAACCCAATTGCTAAAGAATACATGATTTCTGGCATACCGAGTTTTCAGGATATTATTGCCGATATACCAACCCCGAACTTTAATGGTATTTGGAGTTTTTCATTTTGGGCAAGTGTTTTAGCGCTTACGCTTATAGCCAGTATAGAATCGCTTTTAAGTATTAAAGCCGTTGATAAACTTGATCCAGAAAAAAGACGATCTAATGTAAACAGAGATTTAAAAGCCCTAGGTTTAGCAACTATTGGTAGTGGTTTTTTAGGCGGATTAAATGTAGTTACTGTAATTGCACGTAGTTCGGTAAACGTTAATAATGGAGCCACTAACCGATCGGCAAATTTTTTCCATGCTTTTTTCTTGGTTTTATTTATTGTATTATTTAGTACACAACTTACCCGAATTCCGTTACCAGCTTTAATGGCTATTTTGGTTTATACAGGTTATAAATTAGCATCACCAAACGTAATTACCAAAATATTTTCTATAGGAAAAGAGCAGCTTGTTATCTTTTTTGTAACGCTTATTATCACCTTAAAAATCGGATTAATTTCTGGTATTATCTCTGGAGTAATTGCAACATTAATTATTCATATTATCATTAATAAAAGTGTTGGGTTGTTTATAAGAAATGTTTTAAAACCCAATGTTTTAATGTATCAAGAAACAGATGGGGAAAATAATTTCTATGTGAGTGTAAAGCATTTTTGTAGTTTTTTAAATTATTACAGACTTAAAGAACAACTAGATGAGGTACCCGAAGACCAAGATATAATTGTAGATTTTTCGCTTTGCGAATTTGTGGACCATACCGTAATGGAAAACATGAATAGTTACCAAGAATTGTTTCAAAAACGTGGTGGCCATTTTGATGTTATTGGTTTAGATATGCACGATACAGATTCTAAGCATCCATTCGCTTTACGACGCATGCTTCCTGTACCTAAAATTATTAAAAACAGCTTGACGAGACGCCAAACTAGTATGAAAAGTTTAGCAAACGATTATCGTTATAACTACAATCCTGAAAAAGAAAAAGAAGTTTCGTTTTTAAATAATTTCCAATTTTTCAACACCAAAAATATCAATCATATTTATAACAAATTATCGCATGAAGATAAAAAGATGAAACTTTTTGATATTGAATTTTCCGAAGGAGAATTTATAGCAAAAGAAGTTATTAGAAAAACCATGCTTTATATTAACTTAAATACCGATATCCCTAAGTTTACCTTAGATAAAGAAGGCTTCTTAGAAAAAGTATCTGCTTTTGCCGGATTTAAAGATATTGATATTGAAAACCATGATGATTTCTCGGATCGTTTCTACCTTTTAGGTGAAAACGTAAACGAAATTAGTCAGTTTTTTAATGATGATATTACCCACTTTTTTGAAAGTAACCCTTACTATCACGTTGAATCTAACGGCTCTGCCCTACTTATTTTTGGCAGACAACGTTTGGCTGGTATGAAAGAGATAAAAGCTCTCTTCGATTTTGGAAAACGTTTAAAAGCAGTTATCTCTTAA
- a CDS encoding MBL fold metallo-hydrolase — MNLYPINSGNFKLDGGAMFGVVPKSLWQRTNPADANNMIDIAARCLLIEDGNRLILIDTGMGDKQSDKFFGYYFLWGNDTLDRSLKSHGFHRDDITDVFLTHLHFDHSGGSIEWNKDRTGYQPVFKNAHYWTNKDHWQWATQPNNREKASFLKENILPIEDSGQLKFTGLPDSNLLKNSDLGFDIFFADGHTDKQMIPLINYKGNTIAFMADLLPTVGHLPLPFVMGYDTRPLLTLNEKETFLNLAADNNFYMFLEHDAHNEIITVKHTEKGVRLNKTYTTQDIFK; from the coding sequence ATGAATTTATACCCTATTAACTCCGGTAATTTTAAACTAGATGGAGGCGCTATGTTTGGCGTTGTACCCAAATCTTTATGGCAACGCACCAATCCTGCAGATGCTAATAATATGATTGATATTGCAGCACGTTGCTTGCTTATTGAAGATGGCAACAGGCTCATTTTGATCGATACAGGCATGGGAGACAAGCAGTCCGATAAGTTTTTTGGTTACTATTTTCTTTGGGGAAACGACACGCTAGATCGTTCTTTAAAATCACATGGTTTTCATCGTGATGATATTACCGATGTTTTTTTAACGCATTTACATTTCGACCATTCTGGTGGAAGCATTGAATGGAATAAGGATAGAACTGGTTACCAACCGGTTTTTAAAAATGCGCACTATTGGACTAATAAAGACCATTGGCAATGGGCAACGCAACCCAATAATCGTGAAAAAGCATCCTTTTTAAAAGAAAATATTCTTCCTATTGAAGATAGCGGACAACTAAAGTTTACTGGACTTCCTGATTCTAATCTACTTAAAAACTCAGATTTAGGATTCGATATCTTTTTTGCTGATGGCCATACCGATAAACAAATGATTCCGCTTATAAATTACAAAGGAAACACCATCGCATTTATGGCAGATTTGTTACCAACCGTTGGGCACTTGCCTTTACCTTTCGTTATGGGGTACGATACCAGACCTTTACTTACTTTAAATGAAAAGGAAACCTTCCTTAATTTAGCTGCCGATAATAATTTCTATATGTTTTTAGAACACGATGCACATAACGAAATTATTACCGTAAAACACACCGAAAAAGGTGTACGCTTAAACAAAACTTATACAACTCAAGATATTTTCAAATAA
- a CDS encoding S8 family peptidase: protein MNTFKLITVSAFAALLITGCGGAAPIISTPVESIDNTPLKVSDLTLIEKHNWGHLDLVKDTIPGMSVDKAYAEIIKNKKGNKVIVAVIDAGIDIDHEDLKNVIWTNTKEIANNGKDDDKNGYIDDIHGWNFLGDTYNEQLEFVRVLAKGDTSDPDYAKAKAEYDAEYQKYMGYKTNYDQMALQIANADETLAKHLNKKDYTKADVNAIKTEDETLLKAVQIAKYFYSNGMESLTEAKKQIDNSSTQINDRLNYNLNKDFKGRINGDNPDDMSTKYYGNGNVKPTVKTESHGTHVAGIIAAERNNGKGVNGVANNVEIMSVRTVPNGDEYDKDIALAIRYAVDNGASIINGSFGKYYSPHSDWVREAITYAGKNDVLFVNAAGNEGANLDEKNVYPNDAVGVGPEVSDTFITVGALEPKYGSGIVAGFSNYGKINVDVFAPGAKIYSTVPENEYDTKGGTSMAAPAVAGVAALIRSYYPKLSAAQVKQILMDSGLAIKSKVIVGGDTNNIKPFADLSKSGKIVNAYNALILASKTH, encoded by the coding sequence ATGAATACATTTAAATTAATTACCGTATCTGCTTTTGCAGCACTACTAATTACAGGCTGTGGAGGTGCAGCACCAATAATTTCTACACCAGTTGAAAGCATTGATAATACACCATTAAAAGTTTCGGATTTAACACTAATCGAAAAACATAATTGGGGACATTTAGATTTAGTAAAAGATACCATTCCTGGAATGAGTGTTGATAAAGCTTACGCTGAAATTATTAAGAACAAAAAAGGAAATAAAGTTATTGTTGCCGTTATCGATGCAGGTATTGATATTGACCATGAAGATTTAAAAAATGTTATTTGGACCAATACAAAAGAAATAGCAAACAATGGAAAAGACGACGATAAAAACGGATACATTGATGATATTCACGGATGGAATTTTCTAGGAGATACTTACAACGAACAATTAGAATTTGTTAGAGTTTTAGCAAAAGGAGACACAAGTGATCCTGATTATGCTAAAGCTAAGGCTGAATATGATGCTGAGTACCAAAAATACATGGGTTATAAAACTAATTATGATCAAATGGCTCTTCAAATTGCGAATGCCGATGAAACTCTAGCTAAACATTTAAATAAAAAAGATTACACGAAAGCAGATGTAAACGCTATTAAAACTGAAGATGAAACACTTTTAAAAGCTGTGCAAATTGCAAAATATTTTTACAGCAACGGTATGGAGTCTTTAACTGAAGCTAAAAAACAAATTGATAATAGCTCAACTCAAATTAACGATCGTTTAAACTACAACCTAAATAAAGATTTTAAAGGACGTATTAATGGAGATAACCCAGATGATATGTCTACTAAATATTACGGAAATGGTAATGTAAAACCAACCGTAAAAACAGAAAGCCATGGTACACACGTAGCCGGAATTATTGCTGCAGAGCGAAATAATGGTAAAGGTGTAAACGGTGTAGCTAATAACGTTGAAATTATGAGTGTTCGTACAGTACCAAACGGTGATGAGTACGATAAAGATATTGCTTTAGCTATTCGCTATGCTGTTGATAATGGGGCATCTATTATAAACGGAAGTTTCGGGAAATACTACTCACCACATAGTGATTGGGTACGCGAAGCGATTACTTACGCAGGAAAAAACGATGTTCTTTTCGTAAATGCAGCAGGTAACGAAGGTGCTAATTTAGATGAGAAAAATGTGTATCCTAATGATGCTGTTGGTGTTGGTCCAGAAGTATCAGATACTTTTATTACTGTTGGCGCTTTAGAGCCTAAATATGGTTCTGGAATTGTTGCAGGATTTTCTAACTATGGAAAAATAAATGTAGATGTATTTGCTCCAGGAGCAAAAATATATTCTACTGTTCCAGAAAACGAATACGATACAAAAGGTGGTACGTCTATGGCTGCTCCTGCTGTAGCCGGTGTTGCAGCGTTAATACGCTCTTACTATCCTAAATTAAGTGCTGCTCAAGTAAAACAAATTCTTATGGATTCCGGTTTAGCTATTAAAAGCAAAGTGATTGTTGGTGGCGACACTAATAATATAAAACCATTTGCCGATTTATCAAAATCCGGTAAAATAGTAAACGCTTATAACGCATTAATTTTAGCCTCGAAAACACATTAA
- a CDS encoding M1 family metallopeptidase, producing MRKIYLSILSIALLSSCTTTKTVTSTTNSSTSMVLNSPATATYWQQHVDYKMDIDMDVNNFQYQGKQTLVYTNNSPDVLDRVYYHLFFNAFQPGSEMDIRSQTIPDPDSRVGNRIGELKPNEIGYIKVNSLKQNGTTLEHETVGTVLEVQLVKPIQPGEKVTFTMDFDAQVPAQIRRSGRNNAEGVALSMAQWYPKLAEYDFEGWHADPYIGREFHGVWGNFDVNLTIDKNYTVAGSGYLQNPNQIGHGYETGTVSKTNSDKLTWHFVAPNVHDFTWAADTDYIHDTKQVPNGPLLHFFYKNTLDAEHKANWKKMQPKTVELMQYYSKNIGQYPYKQYSVIQGGDGGMEYAMSTLITGNRSYGSLVGVTAHELAHTWFQFLLASNESKHEWMDEGFTTYISNMAMNDIMDEGKANPLANAYKGYIYLANSGKEQPLTTHSDRYAYNRSYSIAAYSKGAVFLSQLGYVIGEENLKKTIKKYFTDFSFKHPKPLDIVRTAERVSGLELDWYLTDFGQTTNTIDYGVKTVEGKTITLERIGLMPMPIDLKVTYVDGSSEDFYIPLQMMRGEKPTTATIISDWAWAYPTYSFDAKKAVKTVEIDPSGLMADVDSTNNKK from the coding sequence ATGAGAAAAATCTATCTTTCTATTCTAAGTATCGCTTTACTTTCTTCTTGTACAACAACAAAAACAGTAACATCTACAACAAATTCTAGTACATCAATGGTTTTAAATTCACCTGCAACTGCAACCTATTGGCAACAGCATGTGGATTATAAAATGGATATTGATATGGATGTAAATAACTTTCAATACCAAGGGAAACAAACATTGGTTTATACCAATAATTCTCCCGACGTTTTAGATCGTGTATATTATCATTTATTCTTCAATGCCTTTCAACCAGGTAGTGAAATGGATATACGCTCTCAAACTATTCCCGATCCAGATTCTCGCGTTGGTAATAGAATTGGTGAACTAAAACCAAACGAAATTGGTTATATAAAAGTTAACAGTTTAAAACAAAATGGAACAACATTAGAGCACGAAACAGTTGGTACTGTTTTAGAAGTTCAATTAGTAAAACCTATCCAACCAGGAGAAAAAGTAACTTTTACCATGGATTTCGATGCACAAGTACCTGCACAAATTAGACGTTCTGGTAGAAATAATGCAGAAGGTGTAGCTTTATCTATGGCTCAATGGTATCCAAAATTAGCCGAATACGATTTTGAAGGTTGGCATGCAGATCCTTATATTGGACGTGAATTTCACGGTGTTTGGGGTAATTTTGATGTAAACTTAACTATTGATAAAAATTATACGGTTGCTGGATCTGGTTATTTACAAAACCCAAACCAAATTGGTCATGGTTACGAAACCGGAACAGTTAGCAAAACAAATTCAGATAAATTGACTTGGCATTTTGTTGCACCAAACGTGCACGATTTTACTTGGGCTGCAGATACCGATTATATTCACGATACTAAACAAGTACCAAACGGACCTCTTTTACATTTTTTCTACAAAAACACTTTAGATGCCGAGCATAAAGCTAATTGGAAAAAAATGCAACCTAAAACGGTTGAGCTTATGCAATACTACAGTAAAAATATTGGCCAATATCCATACAAACAATATTCGGTAATTCAAGGTGGCGATGGCGGTATGGAATACGCGATGAGTACTTTAATTACTGGAAATAGAAGTTACGGAAGCTTAGTTGGTGTAACAGCTCACGAATTAGCACACACTTGGTTTCAGTTTTTATTAGCTTCAAATGAGTCTAAACACGAATGGATGGACGAAGGTTTTACAACTTATATAAGTAATATGGCCATGAACGATATTATGGACGAAGGAAAAGCAAATCCTTTAGCCAACGCTTACAAAGGTTATATTTATTTAGCCAATTCTGGCAAAGAGCAACCCTTAACTACCCATTCTGATCGTTACGCTTATAATAGATCTTACAGCATCGCAGCATACAGTAAAGGCGCTGTGTTTTTAAGTCAGTTAGGTTATGTTATTGGTGAAGAAAATTTAAAGAAAACTATTAAAAAGTATTTTACAGATTTTTCTTTTAAACATCCAAAACCATTAGATATTGTGCGCACTGCAGAACGTGTTTCTGGTTTAGAACTTGATTGGTATTTAACCGATTTTGGGCAAACTACAAATACTATTGATTATGGCGTAAAAACGGTTGAAGGAAAAACAATTACTCTAGAGCGTATTGGACTAATGCCGATGCCTATAGATTTAAAAGTAACGTATGTTGATGGTTCTTCGGAAGATTTCTACATTCCTTTACAAATGATGCGTGGTGAAAAACCAACCACGGCTACCATAATTAGCGATTGGGCTTGGGCCTACCCAACTTATAGCTTCGATGCAAAAAAAGCTGTAAAAACGGTTGAAATTGATCCGTCGGGATTAATGGCCGATGTTGATAGCACAAACAATAAAAAGTAA
- the rnpA gene encoding ribonuclease P protein component → MSFTYPQQEKLKSRKLIEKLFTEGKSVSAYPLRMVYLSTSFDDGVLAKTGVSVSKRNFKKAPDRNRIKRLLREAYRLNKAEYFNNLTAQHAFMILYIGKEKPEFLQVETKMKQLFEKFSNKISE, encoded by the coding sequence TTGAGTTTTACATACCCACAACAAGAAAAATTAAAAAGTAGAAAGCTAATTGAAAAGCTGTTTACCGAAGGAAAATCGGTTTCGGCATATCCTTTGCGCATGGTTTATTTGTCAACCAGTTTTGATGATGGTGTTTTAGCTAAAACTGGTGTATCGGTTAGTAAACGAAACTTTAAAAAAGCTCCAGATAGAAACCGTATAAAACGTTTGTTACGTGAAGCTTATAGGTTAAATAAAGCCGAGTATTTTAACAATTTAACGGCACAACATGCGTTTATGATTTTGTACATTGGCAAAGAAAAGCCTGAATTTTTACAAGTTGAAACCAAAATGAAACAACTTTTCGAAAAATTTTCAAATAAAATTTCTGAATAA